CTTGTCGCAATGAAATGCCCGCCTTACAGAAGCAGTATGACAAATGGAAGGGACAAGGGCTTGAACTGGTAGGAATTAATTTAAGTGAGGATCGGCTAACTGTTGAAAGCTTTGCTCGACAGGTTGGTGTTAGCTTTCCAATCTTGTTGGATAAAGATAAGAAGACGGAGAAGAAATACGGTCTTAAGCAGTATCCGACTACGTTTTTTATAACCGCGACTGGCAAGATTCAAGAGGTCGTCATTGGCGGGCTATTAACCGAAGAAGAGATAGAAACGCGCGTGGAACGGCTGATGAAGTCGAGTTCGTGACGTCAAGGAGGCCTAGCAGTTGTTTCAGAACACCAAGTGCGAATGCGGACACCAGAATCCTGTAGGAACAGTATTGTGCGAATCGTGCGGAAAACCTTTAGTTGAAAATTTGCTAGACGATGAAGGTGCCCCGCTGGAAATGAGATACGATGGAGTAGCGCGTAGATCTCAGAAAGCGAATCCACAGCTCATTGATAGAATTTGGAACTTTTTTTCCTCTGTTAAAATCGCCGTATACCTTATTGCGATTACATTGATCGGCGCAGCTGTTGGGACTATTTTTCAGCAGGAAGATACGTTGATTAACTTAACTGAGAGCTCAGAGTTTGCTGCGTATTACAAAGAAAGATACGGCACTCTCGGAGTCATTTACCATGCATTAGGTTTATCAAGAACTTATGAATCCTGGTGGTTCATAGGTCTTCTAGTTATGATCGGTACATCTCTTGTTATATGTAGCCTTGATCGTGTTCTTCCGCTCTATCGTGCATTATCGAAGCAGCAAATCCGCAAGCATCTCCAGTTCATAAATCGACAGCAGGTTATCTATTCAGGGGAGATCAAGGGTGATCAAGCTGAATGGGTGAATGATTTTGCGAAGCAGATAAAGCGCAAAAGATACCGGGTATGGAAGGAAGACGGAGCATTACTCGCCGAGAAAAATAGATTTAGCCGTTGGGGTCCATACATCAACCATATTGGACTTATTATTTTCCTGCTGGCGGTATTAGGTCGAAGCATTCCAGCCTGGCATATGGATAAATATATGGCCCTCTACGAAGGGGAGACCAGACAAATTCCAGATACAAATTATTATGTGAAAAATGATAAATTCACGGTTGAATACTACAC
This portion of the Cohnella abietis genome encodes:
- a CDS encoding redoxin domain-containing protein, whose product is MGRYRKPIQYIILVAVLLVGGYAIGNSLFTKSVVLKKGEKAPSFKLAGLDNQVHELENYAGKPLILNFWGTFCPPCRNEMPALQKQYDKWKGQGLELVGINLSEDRLTVESFARQVGVSFPILLDKDKKTEKKYGLKQYPTTFFITATGKIQEVVIGGLLTEEEIETRVERLMKSSS